In Rosa rugosa chromosome 4, drRosRugo1.1, whole genome shotgun sequence, the genomic stretch taactttttagctactttaactaaaatttgactaaaaaatgactaacattgctaaaaatgctctcctaaaaaactaaaaaataattgttttttatttaaataatgAGTTTCCAAATACTTAAGTACCATAACATAACTTCTTTGGGATGCTTGAACAGTATTTTTCTGTCTTGACACTTGACAGGTTATTTGTCATCCTAATTTTCAGGCAATAAAGGGCATTTTGTCATTTTGGTGGTTCAATTACCAACATCTTTGTCCACTTTTAAAAGCCACTTACTTTTTCAAGAACCAAAACAAAATTGCTTAAGTGATAATCAAGATTAAGTTAATTTTTGAgtgtttcttttttaattcCTGGGCATATTATAAGCAAGGTTAATAACGGGATCTTGTTATCACTTATACAACTACCAGTGTAGTCCTCTTCATTTGAACATGACCAAAAACTAAGCTTCAAGGCTAATCAAGAAGGAACTGTAGTAATAATTAATTGGGTAGTACAAATTATATTTTCATTCGTTTAATCTGAGAAAATGAGCCACTTACTGCAGAGTTTCATACCAACATGTAgctactaatttttttttttttttttttttttcaggaaaTCAATAGATTCTAATCATGTTTAAGTTAAGCTAATATATCCATAATCTAAGTCAATCAGTTCAAAATTGCTAATTTAGCTAAGATAATTAGTAGCACGTCTTAGCTTCTTATTCAACTCCACATTTTTGGTAGGGAGGTCAAATTCATGTTGTTAATTAACACTAaaaattcttaattttcttaaatttttgCCATTTTCAAATTAGAATATGGTTTTGGTCATAACAGAATGATGCTAAAAATTGCCAATTAAATCCAATATACATGGCAACAAGTTAAGGCTTTTCTTGACTATGGTTATAATTGGTCAACCGATCATGCACTGTGAGCCGTCCGATGTATTGACAAGATAAGGTCACCGACCGACGCATCCTACCGTTGGAAGGACTCATTAGCTTGCTGAGGTGTCTTTAGCAAACCTTGGGTGGGACCTATGTCTTAGACTGGTCCACCACGTTACAAGATAtatgtatttaaaaaaaaaaaagtattttctAATTGAAATAATTTAATTTTGTGATTAAGACCGTATATCTACCAAACTCAATTATGTAATCTAATTCTTAGCAACCTTAATTAGCTTGTAGGTAGACCATATGAATTAATATGATACTATATGGATCCAAGATAATTAGAGTTGTCTCTATAAGCCAAATAATTAATTGAAAGTAGCCGttgattagttttttttttaacttgtttaaattttaatttttcatttcacaAGCAATGAAATTATTTACTCTTCATATGAAAACGATTTAAAAGGTAAAGATGGAGACGGTTGGAAGGCTAACTCCGAGTGAGTAGATTACCATTATGAAGGTAAAGTTGTGAAAAAATTAATCAAGGCAGTACAATTTATTCTTCCTCTTTACGGTTGAATTTTTAATGAAGAATTTCAAAGTATGACATACTTCGAATTACTGTAATACTTGATCTCGTTTGCAAGGAAGCTTCTTTCTTAATTGATCAAAAGCGCCATTAATCATCTGAGAGATCTTTGGCGTTGGATGCTGCCTTCATCAAAGGAATCATATAAGATTATAAACTATATAGTAAAAAATATCAAAGACAATTATTGCATGTTAGTCTATTAACCTTACCAAACAGAGACTATAAGAGCTGTAAATCATGGAGTAGGACCATTTATATAACCAGTAATGAACTAAACAAACACTTTCAATGAAATTAAGGTGGTGGTGGGATTCCACGCATTCATATCCATCGACTGTAGAAACACAAGAAAATGAGATATGAATCATAGAGCAACACTAGAATCTGATTAATTAAAAGCCAGTAGGTGCTAATCAATTTAAGGGTTCAAAAGATATGTTTAATTTTAGGTGAGAATATGTAAATGCACTTTCTGGCAGGCAATAGGTACTTACAACTAATCATGATTTACTTTAAAGGCCCTAATCACTTAGCCTTTAAAGCTAATATTCATGTTGCTAAGCCTTTTATATATGTCGGCTCTTCTCATCAACAATTCTTACTCACCGTcacaaatacacacacacacgcgcACGATAATATGTTTCTCACTGAATCTGATAGCTAAAGCTTTCAATGTTAATTAAGATAAGTTAGAGGTGCGTTAGAACGGTTAATTTTGGTCGAAAATATCTTTATTTTACTGATACCACTAAATTTTGTGAAACATATTAAATATTCACAAAAAGAGTGTAAAATGACCGAACCTAGTGTATTAAATCAGAAGTAATTATCTGATGCAGTTGGTCTGTCCACAGAAACAGTTATCTTGTGGTTTAATTCATAAATTGGTTTAATTCATAAATACGCCATAGCTTTGATTGCTTGCCTGCTCGCATGATTAATCCCCTCTCTATCCACAACCAATTCCATATTGCATCGATTATCAACCATGAAATTGACCCCTGTACAACTTTGGAACTAGTCTATAGGATTAAGGTTACTTGATTTTGAAGAAATGAAAGCTGGCTATGAGCTCACTATGTATTTCCTTGACTAGCTAAAGAATACCAAGTGTAATTTTCAACTTAATTCCAGTCTCCTTTTCTGTTGTAGAATGGTCCACAACTTGATCCATCAGCCAAAATCTGAAATGCTTAGCATGTTGGGGATGTGCATAGTCAACGTTTCAATTTTAGAAATTAACACGATGATCAACACAAAAAGATTCTGATtgtatgagaaaaaaaaaaaaaaaattgttacgAACAATATCTAAATAATGGACCACAACTATATCAATAATGCAGTTGGACAACCCATGAGAGCAAGAAATCAATGTAGAGTTAAATGCCACAAAAACGACTTGGGTGGCCCATAACTAtaaggcatgtgatgtgaagcaGCACTTCAATAACTTGAAgccaattttgtttctttcagcATTAGCAGGGGTATGTGTCAACAGATCAATTTCAGACAAGACCAGACCACTAAGAGATGCATGCAGTCAAAAAGCTAATCTCGATTGAAAGCAAAAACTGAGTCTCACCGATAACTTTGGTGTTCAACATAAAATTGACAaggcaaaaaaacaaaagataaaaCCAAAATGGTGCGTCTAGAAAAGAGAGGTTCCCTTGCCCTTCTTGTCTCCTCCAATCTCAAAGTGCTTGCACCTCTGCCAAAACCAGTGGCAACAGTCAGGCACCAGGTTGGATGCAAATCGAAACAAAATGGAGCAACCTACAACAAAACACTAACCTTGATTGGGTGCTGCGACACATGCTTGCAACCCTGGCATTGGAGCCTCAGCACAATCTTCTTGGTGGTTTTGGCCTGGTAGAATTaagaaagtaaaatatgagatTGTTGAAACAGACCCAATCAATCAACTTCAGTACAGAAATTCTTGATTTCTGTTTGTAGCTTTTACTTTTCAATTCCAGAAAGCAAAGAATGCACCGAGATAAATTTATGTGTTTTACCTTCTTGTGAAACACTGGCTTGGTCTGACCTCCATAACCCGATTGCTTACGATCATAACGACGCTTCCCCTGAGCAGCAAGGCTGTCCTTTCCTTTCTTGTATTGTGTGACTTTGTGCAAGGTGTGCTTTTTGCACTCCTTGCTCTTGCAGTAGGTCTTCTTTGTCTTCGGAACGTTCACctgaaaacaccaaaaccccaaGCTACGATCAATGCTCAaagaaccaaaacaaaatagagCAGAATAAAACAGGACATCAGTAAACCCAaacaatgcaataaccatcactaaaaaaaaaaaaacaggacaTCTGTAAATCAAAAGAACAGTGTTCCGTAATAGAGAGCAACTGCCATCATCATACCACAATCTAAAGATTCCACTTCGTACACAAAACAGCATATAAACCATTCGTAATACCTAGACAGCTTATTGCCAATAATTAATCCAAATTTAGAGTCTAAGAAGCTGTTCGAGCTTCATACCAGAACTAAAACACTATTACACTTTCTACTGAACTAAAACCAAGTACAACTGTTTACGATGAACTCCACAAATATAATCCATTCTACAGTGTAATCATTGTTTTCTAACACCAAATCAACTTTAAAGCGCAGCGCACATGGTAGAAGCAAAAATCAATAGCCTTCATCTACTACATATGTGAAAAATCACTACCATAGTAACACATCCAAACCAACCGCAGAAGCAGACTTATGTATATGTAGAATTAGAAAGCGAGAATAAATTTAATCtatggatgagagagagagagataccaTGGCTACGGCGGCGTGGAGATGGAGAAGActgatgagaagaagaagaagaagaaagcagacGCGGCCTCTATAACGTTCTTGgggtgggttttagggtttgcgggttttttatttaaaaaaataaaaatagattggGCTTTTCTAGAGTGACTTGGGCTCGGCCCGTTAAACCTCTCATGGATTTCTCCATCTGTAGGTTCATTACTTTTAAGACTTTCATTTCATGCCTCTGAATACAAGACAGTGACACGAAAGAATGGCTGGGAATTGGGAAGAAGTGCAAGTTCAATCATACGTAAGAAGACGAAAAATGTGTTCCTTGTATTGATATCAGAATTTACTATTATTACAGTTTCGTGCCGCATCGACAATAGTGAGCAACTTAATCATCTATGTCAGATTGAGTATTTCCTTCAGCATTGTTGTTTGTTCTATGAGTACGAGAACTATCCTTGTGGTGTTGTGATAAAGTGAGGTTTCGGGTCTTTCCTATCGCGGTACAAATACAAGTTACAACTAAAACTCCAAAAATTGATGCCATATAACAGGAATCAGGCTTGCTTGAACCCCACAAAAGTGCCCGTCTGTCCACGGTAACTGATGCAAATCTGTCCTGCGACTGCCTCCCCCTGCGAAATGGGGCATGGTTAAAGCGGCTCATATGCATGCAAACCCATGGTGATTCAAATTCAGATATGAGAGCCAAGAAATGACAGAACCAGAAGAATAGAATGCAgaaattttcttcttttaacaTGAAGATAGACCGAAAACCACAACTTATGGAAATGAGACACAAAGGCAATACCCCAATACGCCTTTTATAGAGTTCCACAAGGACGAAACACATTTTTTCCCCTGCCTTGAACTACTAGTTGCGTGGTTTCTGCTTTTATGCACGTCAGAATTCCCATCTTGTGTCCCTGAGACAGtgcaagaaaataagaatagtATTAAACCATGATAAATtcaattgatatatatatatgataattAGATAGTAGTTCATAACAGACTTGAAAGTTGAATCTACATACCAG encodes the following:
- the LOC133707227 gene encoding large ribosomal subunit protein eL42; the protein is MVNVPKTKKTYCKSKECKKHTLHKVTQYKKGKDSLAAQGKRRYDRKQSGYGGQTKPVFHKKAKTTKKIVLRLQCQGCKHVSQHPIKRCKHFEIGGDKKGKGTSLF